Below is a window of bacterium DNA.
GTCTGTTCGAGTTTTTCGATCAGGCGACCGGTGAAGACGGAATGGCCTTGAGGCCCGCCATCAAGCACCTGTTCGCTTTTGCCTCCGGCGGTGAGTACCTGTCGGACATTGGATGCGGTGATGGACTTGAGGTAGCTGTAGTCCACAGTTTTTTCTTTGACTTCCGCACCGCGCTTGAGCAGAGTGCCGGAATAACAAGCATCCATCACATAAAAAATATGCTTGGCTTTCAGCGTCTTTGAGATGTTATCGCGCAATTCGACCATGGAGACGTTTTTATACATCGCATCGTCACTGAAAGAGCCATCGGATGGAATGATGAATCCGACGTCTTCGCCGCCGATGCCGTTTTGGGTATATCCGTGGCCCGCAAAGAATACAAAAATCGCATCGTCCGGACCTGTCTTCGACAGATCGCCCTGAAGAGTTTTCAGAATACTCTCTTTCGTGGCGTTTTCATCATAAAGCTCATAGAATTTGTCGAAAACGAATTTGTCTGAAAGAAGTTTCTTTATGCCTTTGGCATCACTGACGGCGTTTTTGAGTTGTTGATTGAAATCCAAATTCTTATAGCGGTCAATGCCGATAATGACCGCGTAGGTTTTCTGGTACAGTGTGAGTTCCTGTGGAATTCCCTTTTGGTCTTTAGCGATAAGTTTTAGACCGCGCGTATCCTGGGCAAAAGCCGCGTCGGACACAAGAAGAATCAGGAGTAAGAAACGATTCATGTCACCCCCCCCGTTTGAATTGAGTTAAAAACGATTTTGACTGATATTGTTTGGCTGATATTGTAGTATCAATTGGCTAAAATGTAAGCGATGAAATGGCTGATTTCAAAGGAATTTTCCATCGAAAGGAATAGTTAGGTTTGCAGCTAATGGACACCCGCGTTCGCGGGTGAGACAATACCAGAGTCTTCTGTCGTTCCCATAACTTGCCCCAAGACCTCGGCGTGAGTCACGCCATAGGCGTGATCGAACGCCAGCCGAGAGAAAACGCTTGTCATTATAAATTTGATTCTTTGGTCTTGTCATTACAAATACGCGGTTCTTGATAATAAAAAACCGCCGGGTATTAATATCACACCCGGCGGCTCTAAAATTTTGGTTTGAAAGTAAGTTATAGTTAGAAACGTAAACCCGGATGCCGCTTATGATAATCCGTCGCATCTTGGTATTGTTTGGCTAACGCTAAAATTTCAGCTTCACCGAAAAGTTTTCCCATAAAACACACGCTGGTTGGAAGATTACGTTCTGTAAATCCGTTAGGTACGACCACACACGGATGACCGGTCAAATTGGTAAGTATCAGGTTGTCGCCTTCAAACGGAGGAGCGATATATACATCTATCGTGTCCATCAGGCTTTGCATATCTTGAATAAGCTGAGTACGAATGCGATTGGCTTGAATATATTCAACCGCCGGGATAAAGCGTGAAGCACGAAACACAGTGGGCCATGCGTTTTTTATTTGCCGAACAAGTTGATCATCCTTACCGCTGCGCGTCAGTTCGTCAAAAGCCGCCCCCGCCTCCGCCGATAAGATGATCGCCATATCATACACCGGATATTGCGGCAACTGGATCGGGGTCAATTTTGCACCCAGTTTTCTCAATACAGCCAGCGTCGTATCGTAATAGGCTTTGCGCGTAGAATCTCTATCCATATCCGATTTCAGATACCCGATACGCAGATTGCTGATTTTCAAAGAAGCGTCGTAATTGAATGCCGCATCCACCAAGGTTTTATCCAAACCGTCCGGTCCGTACATAGCATTAAATATCAGTGCACAATCTTCCGCTGAACGTGCGATAGGCCCGATCTTATCCATTGACCAACTAAGTGCCATAGCACCATAACGACTTACACGACCATATGTCGGTCGCAGACCGCTCGTTCCGCATTCCGTCGAAGGAGATACGATCGAACCCCAGGTTTCAGTCCCGATTGCGAAAGGCAGCAATCCGGCTGAAACCGCCGACGCGGAGCCGGCCGATGAACCGCTTGATCCGCGTGTCGTATCCCAAGGATTACGCGTTTTACCGCCGTACCACACATCACCCCAAGCCAATTCGCCCATAGTTAATTTAGCAACAAGTACCGCTCCCGCTTCTTCCAATCTACGAACAACCGTCGCATCTTCGTCAATGAGTTGCTCTTTATATGGTACAGAGCCCCATGTCGTCTTATAACCTACCGTCGCCAGGAGATCTTTGACGCCGTAAGGAATGCCGTGCAATGGGCCGCGATATTTGCCTTGAGCAATTTCGGCGTCGGCTTTGCGTGCTTGTTTGATAGCTAATCCTTCGGTGATCGTAATCACATTTTCGAGTTTGGGCCCGTAACGTCGCAAACGATCTAAAAACATTTTGGTCAACAATTCAGACGTAACCTTTTTGTTTTTGATAAGCCACGCCAACTCACTGACCGAATAATACGCGAGATCCTCCAATGCCGGCGGCGGTATCACGTTATCCAAACGCGCCGGTTTGAATGATTTTTTATCCTGATCTATTTTAAATCCGACGGGGATAGGATTGAACTGCAACGCCGGCGCAACGGAATTATCCAGTTTGATTTTTCGCATCGCTTCGTAGTTACCCAGCTGTTCCTGCAGAGACTCCAGCATCGAATCACGCTTGGCCTCGTTGAACTGCAATCCGAAAAGTTTCTCGGCGTGAGCGATCATATCTTTGGTTAGGGTTATTTTACCCTTTTCCTGCAATACCATACCAAGCAAAAGCACAGCGGTTATCGCGGAAATAAATAAAACGATCCGGCGAGTCGGTTTCATACAAAATCCTCATTAGATTTGGATAGAAAAATATACGAATACCTTAGATAAAACAAAGCCTCTTATTGTAAACGAATAATTTATTAGCAAATGGTAATCTGTCACGAAAGCTGATTAACGTTTTTTGGGCTTTATAAGCTCCGCAAAAACGGATGCCCTGCGATATGTTCAAAAAAAACGCTCGCAAAGTCGCAAAGCATTAAAAAGGTTAGCATGCTTTTCTCTTAGCACCTTGGCGAGAATAGCCACTTCGTTTCTCTTACAGACAATACTCTGGTGTGACGCCCGGAATTTAGCATTCTCTAGTATATTTTAGAAGGGCTCGCTTATTTATTCGAATAATCCGCCAACCCACATGCGAAATCCACCCCACGCTTCGCGCCAACTCATCCATTTCTCTGAATCCAAGTCCGAAGTTATAACTGGTCGTTTATCATGATCGGCTATTTTGATGATTGAGCGAGCCACGGTTTCTGTTTGACCGGCCATAATTTTAAAACTCACAGGCGCTTTGTATAATTCATCCGTTGTTTGATGGTAGTAATTCATAAAGTATTCCATACCACTTTTCATTTCACTGATCGGAAGACCGCATGCAATGTGGATGGACGGAATACCTGCCCTAGCGAATACTACCGCATCGCTGCGATAAAAAAACGAGGGAATCGTATTAGACCCCACACGCACACCGGACTCATCGGCCGCATCTTCGATGAAATCACCCATATTATTGTATTCCGCACCAAGTAAAGTGACATAAGGTTCTTCGGATTTATAATAATACCCCGTGATGTCCAAATTGATATTGGCAATAATTTGGGATTGGGGTATCGGCAGATGATCGGTAAAATATTGCGATCCGATAAATCCCATTTCCTCTGCGCCGGTTGCAACAAAAAGTACACTACGCCGGGGTTTTGTTTGCGATGAATACAACATTCGCGCCGCTTCCAACATAGTCGCCACTCCGGACGCATTGTCTAACATACCATTACAGATGGAGTCCCCGTTGATTTTTTTACCAACACCAATATGGTCATAGTGTGCGGTTACGACGATATATTCGTTGGCCAGATCCGTACCTTCTAATTTGCCGATCACATTGGCGCTTTTAAGCCAGTATCCGTCTATACGCGTATTAATTCTGACCGGTGCGGTAAGCTTCATCACAGGCTCAATACGTTCTTGTGTTATGTTGAAATAACGTTGAATGAAGGCGTATCCGTTCTGTATAGATATCCAAAAAAAATTATCAGAAAAAGGCCGATACACCTCTGAATACGATGCAGAATTGAATCGTTTTTTATTTGACCCCGGGTTGTTCTCCAGCAAAACAAGTCCCCGTGCACCACGGGTTCTTGCCCAAGATGCCAACTGCATGTGATCATAATTTAAAGGTTCACCAAGACGCGTACGATCAATCAGTGACGGCTGGAGCGCAACGACGATTTTACCGTGAACATCATTTCCACCGTATGCATCGTACGATTTTCCGGGCCCATCAATGCCATATCCCAGAAAAACCATGTCACTCTCGATTTCAGATCTTTTCTCCGGCACTTCATAGGTCGAAAAATCGGTAAGATAACGCAACGTATCCTCATTGATAATAACATACGAAGAGGCGTTGATGCGCCCGCGCGGCAGAAGAAACGGTTGTAAGTAGCTCGTACCGATAAACGGGCTTAAACCGATGTTTTGGAATTGATTTTCAATGTAGGATGCTGTTTTTTGTTCGCCCTCATAACCGGCTCTGCGTCCGCGCATGCTATCGTGCGACATGGTCATTACGTGATGTTTCAGTCGCGTCGTATCGGCGGACATGTTTTTGGTTTGGGCTACAGATGTCCAAGCTAATGCTGATATAAATTGCAGACATATAAAAACAATGACCCTCGTATGCGCCATGTATTCTCCACTTTTAAAAAAATTAACCCGCTTGTTTTTGAAGCGGGTTGTATAAAAATATTTTATTAACCAAGATTACGATTTTTTCCACTTGATCGTACAGCCGATAGCTTTGGTGAATGTCGTACTCGGCTTTTGGCCTTTGAGTAGAGCATCCACGGCCCACTCGACGTATTTATTTTTTGCCGCCGATGCGTTTTCGGTGTTTTCATCAATAGCACCGATATAAGCCACTTCTAATCCGGCGGATGTTTTTTGGAGAACATACATGTGCGGAGTGCGCGTTGCGCCATATGCACGAGCTATGTTTTGCGTTTCATCTACCAAGTATGGAAACGTATAACCTTTTTCTTTGGCACGGGCGATCATATTTTCATACGAATCTTCAGGATATCCTACCGGATCATTAGGATTGATCGCAATCACCGGATAACCAAGCGGTCTGTATTTTTTATCCAGCGCCATGATACGTTCCTCATAGGCTTTGGCATAAGGACAATGATTGCAGGTAAAAGTAACGATAAAACCTTTAGCGTCTTTATAATCGGCAAGCGACACTGTTTTCCCGTCTATATTTTTCAGACGAAAATCTATCGCTTTATCGCCGACGTTATAACCCTGAGCTAACAGGGAAATCTGAAAAATCATCGCGATGAGGGATAACCAAAGAAAACGTTTCATGGTTCATTGCCTTTCAATAAAATGAAATATGCTTTGTTTTAGATCGTCATAGGATTCAAATTTTCGCTCGATGAGTTTACGTTCACCGGTGGAAGGGCGAATCAACAGCGTAGCCGGTATCGCACCGCTCCAGTCGTGGTGCATCCGATTGATATACACATTGGCATCCGATTCGTCCAGAAGAATCACCGGCGCTTTCAATCGCTGTTTGATCACAAACGGTTTTACCTTGGACTCCAGTTGTGAAGCAAAATCCAAACTGACTAACATAACCGATACGTTTCTTTTCTCAGATTTATAATTCGCAGCATTTTGGTATAACGAATCAAACAGCGGTAATTCCTCAATACAAGGACTGCACCACGTAGCCCAAAAATTGACAACAAGGACACTGTCCCTATTAAGCATTAATCGTCGTTCAAGTTCAGGCAGTGACACTTTTTCCACTTGTCCCATTACAGAACAAGTTATCAACCACAGTAAAAGAAAATTCCGACGCATTTTTTATCAGGGATTTAATAAAACCAGGCAAGGCACAGGATGTGGCTTGCCTGACAATTTATTATACAGGAGCTGGTGTTTTTACGTTAGCGGTTACGAAAAAGTTTCAATCCCTTAAAGCGCTTCGACGCAGGATTTCAGTTTAATCAAATCCCCGTCTTGAAGTTTTTAGAATACCCCCTTCATCAGCGGCATCATCAGTTTGAAAAGGAAGGTGTGGAAGGTTACGTGAACTGTCGCGGTCATTTGTGTATGAGTACCATCGATCTCAATAAATTCGGTCTTGATGACAGATCGCATACTTTGATGATCCAGTGTGCCGTGAAAACGTTGATATTTTTCTTTAAGCGTTATTTCTTCGATCATCTCGATGGTACGACCGCGTTCTTCATACACATGCTTTGCTTTCGCGCCGACCTCTCCCTGCGTACCACAGATCGGTTCTAACCGCTTAAATCCGGTAAGCCACAGAAGTAAATTGGCGGGATTATCAAAAAACGTTCACACTTCTTTTACCGGGCGACGAATCGAAACGCGGCTAATGATCGTCACACTAAAATTCTTTTATGATTTGGACTCCGAAAGGTGACTGTTTTTATAACCGTACATAAAATACACCGAAAGCCCTACAGCCATCCATATAAAAAAGACAAACCAGCTTTTGACGGGTATTTCGATCATCAGGTATAAACAACACATCATGCCGAGTATCGGTATGAGAGAATAGTTTCGCACAAACGTAAGCACCGCCATCACAACGGCGATAACCATAAAAATGAGGAACAACACTTCCTGATACGCTTCGTTGCCGATATGCGTCATCGCGCTGCCGATACGATCGGAAAAGAAATATATAAAAACCAGCAACAGCAAAGGCACAATCCATTTACCATTGATATAAGGCAAATGGAAACGGTTATCATCCTGTTCCTTTTTCGCCGGCAAAAGTAATACGCCGCCGCATACTAAGACAAATGCGAACAGTGTCCCGATACTCGTCAGGTCGGTAACGATGCCGCCTTCGATAAAAAGCGCAGGAATCGCCACGATCACGCCGGTGACAATCGTTGCAAAGCCGGGTGTATGGTATTTCGGATGAATCTCGGCAAATTTTTTAGGAAGCAGCCCGTCACGACTCATACTCATCCAAATGCGCGGCTGGCCGATCTGAAACACCAAAAGAACACTTGTCGCCGCCACGACGGCGCTGAACGAAATAATATACCCGAGTTTTTCCATCTGGATTTTTTCAAACACATACGCGAGCGGATCCGATACGCCTTGAAATTCTTTGTAATTGACCATACCCGTGATCACCAATGTTGTGATCACATAAATGATCGTACAAATGATCAGCGAATACATCATACCGCGCGGTAAATCCCGTTTGGGATTGGAACATTCCTCCGCCGTAGTGGAAATCGCATCAAAACCGATATATGCAAAAAACACGGCGGATACGCCTTTGAGCACGCCCGTAAAATCATTGGGCATGAACGGTGTCCAGTTATCCGTATTAATATAAAAAACACCGACTGCGATCACGACAAATAGCACCAACAATTTGAGAGCAACCATCAGATTGGCACTGTTTTTACTCTCTTTGATACCGACATAAGCCAAAATCGTAATTAAAATGACGATTATACAAGCCGGTAAATTCATCACTACTTTCAGACCCGCAAAACTCGGAGCCATAGTCCAAACTAACTGATCGGTCGGCAAGTTATTCCGAAGTGCATCCTGGTAAATGTTACGTGCCGTCTGGTAATCCACCGTAAGCCACACCGGAAGATGCAAACCAAGCCCTTCCAGAAGATTATTGAAATAACTGCTCCAGGAAATCGCCACGACGATATTACCGATGGCGTATTCCAGTATCAGCGCCCAGCCGATAATCCATGCGATAACTTCGCCAAATGTGACGTACGAATAAGTATAAGCGCTACCGGCTACGGGAACGCGGCTTGCAAACTCCGCATAACATAAAGCGGTAAACCCGCACGTCACAGCCGTGATCAAAAACAAAAAAATCACGCCGGGTCCGCCGTCATACGCGGCTGCACCGATCGTGGAAAAAATACCGGCGCCAATCACAGCCGCGACACCAAGCGCCGTAAGATCCCGTACACCAAATGTTTTGGATAGATGCGGCGTATGCGCGTCGGAAATACCCTCCTCGGCTTCGCGCATAATTTTATCAATAGATTTTGTCCTGAAAAGCGAATTTGCCATGCGATTTACTTTACACTATGTTGAGAAATTGAGATTGGATTACAGAAAAGCGTTGGGCATTGTACATATTTTATCATCCTATATCAAGTAGAGATTAGATCGCTTAAAGTTTAATCTCCAATTAAGTGTGCGCGTTTTTTTAACATTAAAGCTTTTTAACTATGACGCAACGATCGATTTTAGCAATTTATTATCATAAATCACGGTAAATGCATCGCATAATGTAACATAATCTATGTCGGAAACGATTTTAACGCTTATCATCAGTGTATCACTTTTTGCATTGGTATTTATCCCTTACCTTTGGTACACCAACAAAAAACGAGCGCGTTTCGAAGCCAAAAAAAGGGAAGCTATCACACTGGGGCATGATAAACCGGTAGCCCAGCATCCCTTGATCGATCAATCCCGCTGTATCGGTTGTGCGGCCTGTGTGATCGCCTGCCCCGAACATGCACTGGGCATGATTGATGGTTTGGCGGAACTCGTTTACCCGGCCAAATGTGTCGGCCATGGCATTTGTGCCGAAGCGTGTCCGGTGTCCGGCATTCGTATCGTACTCGATCCGACCAAATCCACCACAGAATTACCTTTGTTAGATGAATCGTTTCAATCCAATATACCTAATCTTTTTTTGATCGGTGAATTAGGCGGTATGGCGCTTATACGAAACGCCATTTTTCAGGGCCGTTCTGTGATCGAATATATTACCGAAAACGTACGAAATACCGATTCTTCATCCACATCGTCCGATATTCACGATGTCGTCATCGTAGGTGCCGGTCCTGCAGGACTCAGTGCAGGACTGACGGCCAAAAAGAACGGATTAGACTATGTGCTTCTCGAAAAAGAAACTCAAGCGGGCGGGGCTATTTTGAGTTATCCGCGTCAAAAACTTGTAATGACGACATCGGTGGAAATTCCGCTTTACGGATTACTCAAACAGCGTGAGTTATCCAAAGAAACTCTGCTCTCCATGTGGAATGACATTATCCAAAAAACCGATTTAGCTGTCCGCTGTGATGAAAAAATAGTGAATGTAAACTGTGAAAATAAAATTTTTACCGTGTACACAGCCGCCGGGCATACATACCGGTCACGCCACGTTGTCTTGGCGCTCGGTCGCCGAGGTACGCCCAAAAAACTACAAATTCCCGGAGAAGATTTGCCAAAAGTGGCATACCAACTTCTTGAAACCGTACGCTACAAACATAGCCGTTCACTGGTCGTGGGGGCAGGCGACAGCGCGATCGAAGCCGCACTTGCTTTATCCAAACAAACCGGGGCCGAAGTCACTTTGATCAATCGCGGTGGAGATTTTTATCGTGCCAAACCTAAAAATCAAGATCGTATCCGTGACGCGGAACGGGATCAGAAAATAAAAATTTATTACCAATCTCATGTTTTACAAATTGATCCGACGTCGGTACTTATTCAGGCATCGAACGGGCCGGTATCGGTAGAAAATGATTTTGTATTTATTTTTGCCGGCGGTGAAATGCCGACTCCGTTCCTTAAACAAATCGGGATCGAATTCATTCAAAAATCCAAGGTGATCGCAGCATGAATAAACGAATGCATCGCTGGTACATCCTTTCGATGACAGTTGCAGGATTCATCGTTGTTTTCAGTATCGGAATTTACGGCTGGGATTATTACGGCACACCGCTTCCTTTGCGACCCGATCATGCACAACACGGATTATTAAGCCCTACCGGTTTTTGGGGCCACGGGATGGGTTTCATCGGTGCATTCCTTATGACATTCGGCGTACTATTGTATTCCTTACGAAAACGAGCCCGATGGATGGCTGCTGTCGGGCAGATCAAACACATACTTGAACTGCATATTTTTTTGTGCCTTCTCGGACCTGCATTGATCGTGTTTCATTCCGCATTCAAGTTTGGTGGTATTATCGGAGTAAGTTTTTGGTGTATGGTGATCGTCGTCGCAAGCGGGGTTATCGGTCGCTATCTATATCTTCAAATTCCAAAAACCATTACAGGTCGGGAAATCACACCAATCGAATTGGAAAAGCAAATCACCACACTGCGTGATCGCTTGCAGAAAGATGACGGCATAGAAGAAGATCTTTTACAGCGTTTAGACGCGCTTTCCGCCGCATTTACAAAAACCTCGCGACTCTCGATCATTCGTGCTTTTCCGGCAATGATGATACAAAACATACGTCACGATGCGCGGGTTCGCACCCTACTTCAGGAGTTTGAAAAAAACCGTAACCCGCTTTCGTCAGACGCCCATACACGACTGACCTTGAAAGCGCATCTGCAACGCCAATTGGCCAATCTCACGCTTACACAAAAAATGTTTCGGTACTGGCACATGTTTCACCTTCCGTTTGCCGTAGTCATGTTCATCATCATGATAGCTCATATAGTGACGGCTTTTTTATTCGGCTACGGATGGATTTTTACGTCATGAGGCGACTATGAATAGTAACGTACATTATTTGCTATGGTTTGTCGCTCTTTTCACATCTCTGATCCTGAGCGCCGTCGCCTTAGACGGATTATTGCATTACCTGAATATGGCGTGGGTAGGACGCTATTTGGGAATCATCGGAACTGTGACTTTATTGATTTCCTTTTTGTATAGCGCACGAAAACGAAAATTGGTTAGCCGTGGCAATATGCCGTCATGGCTGCGCTCACATGAATACCTTGCGTGGTGCGGAACCATGATGATTCTCGTGCATGGCGGTATTCACTTTAATGCATGGCTACCCTGGTATGCATTGATCGCGATGGTGATCGCTGCTGCAAGCGGACTTATCGGGAAGCTTCTCATGCGACGGTCACAAGATTTACTGACGGAAAAAACAAAAGATTTACGGCAAATCGGTTTGTCCGATACTGAAATTCGTGAGCGAATTTACTGGGATGCATTGACTTTTAGTCTTATGCGTAGATGGCGCTCGGTTCATATACCGGTTACACTTATGTTTGCTATACTTTCAATTTATCACATTATAGCCATTCTGATATTTTGGTCATGGCGATGAAATCAATTTTATTCTTCAGTATTACAGCTGCCGCGGTTGTTTTTATGTTTCTATTATTAAAGGTTCCTCACAGTATGATGAATCCCGGCGAACTTACGGAAGCCCATGCCAAACAAGAACACGAATGTTTTTCATGCCATATCCCGTTTCGCGGGGTTTCAGCCGACAAATGTATGAGTTGTCATCGCCTTGACCATATCGGTGTGGATTCGCTCAGCTCCGTTTCCTCCATTCTCAAAAAAACCGCTTTCCATGATAAGCTTCAAAAAAATCAATGCATTGATTGTCATACCGACCATCAGGGGCGTACTTCTACCAAACCGCGATTTGATCATGCCTTGCTGACGTCCGAAATGGTCGGACAATGCCGAACCTGCCATGCTTCACCAAATTCACCCATGCACTTGGATTCCACACGAGCTTGTTCCCAATGTCATGTCACGACGCTCTGGAGTCAGGTACACTTTGCACATGAAAAATTGAACGGAACAACACGAGAAGCTTGTACACCATGCCACTTAAAACCGAACACCTCGCTGCATCAATCTTTTTCGAATGATTGCGGGACGTGCCACACCGTCAATGCGTGGACTCCGGCCACATTTGCTCATGAATCGTATTTTAGATTGGACGGCGATCACCAAAGCCCCTGCGTAATATGCCATGTGCAAGATAATTTCCAGACCTATACCTGCTATGGTTGTCATGAGCACTCAAAAGAAAAGATTGCTCGCGAGCATCAGAAGGAAGGTATTCGTGATTTTCAGAAATGCGTTCAATGTCATCGCAGCGCCAATAAACATGACATAGAGAATAAGTCCTCTAACGACAAAAACGCACGTGGAGAGAAAGATCATGATGATGATTAGTGCAAATAAGTTTTCGGCTCGACCCGATCAAAAATAAAATCGAATATCAGATGATACATCATTCAAAACAACTTTGGGTCCTTATCGCCGGACTGGGGTTACTGGGTATAGCGCTATGGCAAACCAACGAAGCGTCAGACACCATACCGCCTGGAGTATCGCCATCTGCATCATCATTCTCGTGGCAAAATACTCCTCAAAACTCACAGGTGAATGTAGAATTCACAAACGACGTTCAAGAACTCAACCGCTACTTGAATCGTCATCCTGACGATACCGAACATTGGATTCAGTTGGGTAATTTACTGTTTGATAACGGTAATTTTGCAGATGCCGTAAAACCATACACGGAAGCCTTGCGTTTACAACCTGAAAACCCCGACGTCCGAACCGACCTCGGCGTGTGTTTATTTAATACCGGCATGAATGATGAAGCCATTCTGCAGTTTGAACGTGCTTTACAATATGCCCCCGACCACATCACGGCGACATTCAATCTGGGAATAGTGCACGCGCGCATGGGGCGCACTCAGTCCGCTGTGCAATACTGGAGAAAGACAATACGCTTAGGTCCGGATACCGATATGGGAAAAAAAGCAACGCGTGCCCTGACCGATGCGGGATATAAACCATAAACATGAAACACTTTCTACATACTATATTATCGGTGATGACGGCGTGGTCGCTTCACGCACAGTTTTCTCCGGGTGATTTGGCTTCGTCGCATAAACAACTCGAAGGCATTCAGCAATGTACGCAATGCCACGACCTCGGCAAAAAAATAGACGACGCACGATGTCTTGATTGCCATACCTTGATAAAAACCCGCATCGCAAACAATAAAGGTTTTCACGGTTCGACTGAAACCAAAAACAAAGCCTGCATCGAATGCCATCATGACCACCTCGGACGAGACTATGCGATGATCCAATGGAAACCATCCCGAGAGAAATTTGACCATAAACAAACCGGATATATCCTCGAAGGAAAACATCAAACGACCCAATGTGAAGTTTGCCACAAAGAGGCCTTCATCAAAGATAATGCGGTGCGCGCACGAACCGGCGACGGGTTACTGCTCAACAAAACCTTTTTGGGTTTATCGCAAGATTGCCGTTCATGCCACTTTGACGAACACCGTGATCAGTTTGACCAATGTTTGAATTGCCACGATTTTAATGATTGGAAAAAATCTT
It encodes the following:
- a CDS encoding amidase, which produces MKPTRRIVLFISAITAVLLLGMVLQEKGKITLTKDMIAHAEKLFGLQFNEAKRDSMLESLQEQLGNYEAMRKIKLDNSVAPALQFNPIPVGFKIDQDKKSFKPARLDNVIPPPALEDLAYYSVSELAWLIKNKKVTSELLTKMFLDRLRRYGPKLENVITITEGLAIKQARKADAEIAQGKYRGPLHGIPYGVKDLLATVGYKTTWGSVPYKEQLIDEDATVVRRLEEAGAVLVAKLTMGELAWGDVWYGGKTRNPWDTTRGSSGSSAGSASAVSAGLLPFAIGTETWGSIVSPSTECGTSGLRPTYGRVSRYGAMALSWSMDKIGPIARSAEDCALIFNAMYGPDGLDKTLVDAAFNYDASLKISNLRIGYLKSDMDRDSTRKAYYDTTLAVLRKLGAKLTPIQLPQYPVYDMAIILSAEAGAAFDELTRSGKDDQLVRQIKNAWPTVFRASRFIPAVEYIQANRIRTQLIQDMQSLMDTIDVYIAPPFEGDNLILTNLTGHPCVVVPNGFTERNLPTSVCFMGKLFGEAEILALAKQYQDATDYHKRHPGLRF
- a CDS encoding M20/M25/M40 family metallo-hydrolase, translating into MAHTRVIVFICLQFISALAWTSVAQTKNMSADTTRLKHHVMTMSHDSMRGRRAGYEGEQKTASYIENQFQNIGLSPFIGTSYLQPFLLPRGRINASSYVIINEDTLRYLTDFSTYEVPEKRSEIESDMVFLGYGIDGPGKSYDAYGGNDVHGKIVVALQPSLIDRTRLGEPLNYDHMQLASWARTRGARGLVLLENNPGSNKKRFNSASYSEVYRPFSDNFFWISIQNGYAFIQRYFNITQERIEPVMKLTAPVRINTRIDGYWLKSANVIGKLEGTDLANEYIVVTAHYDHIGVGKKINGDSICNGMLDNASGVATMLEAARMLYSSQTKPRRSVLFVATGAEEMGFIGSQYFTDHLPIPQSQIIANINLDITGYYYKSEEPYVTLLGAEYNNMGDFIEDAADESGVRVGSNTIPSFFYRSDAVVFARAGIPSIHIACGLPISEMKSGMEYFMNYYHQTTDELYKAPVSFKIMAGQTETVARSIIKIADHDKRPVITSDLDSEKWMSWREAWGGFRMWVGGLFE
- a CDS encoding thioredoxin family protein, whose protein sequence is MKRFLWLSLIAMIFQISLLAQGYNVGDKAIDFRLKNIDGKTVSLADYKDAKGFIVTFTCNHCPYAKAYEERIMALDKKYRPLGYPVIAINPNDPVGYPEDSYENMIARAKEKGYTFPYLVDETQNIARAYGATRTPHMYVLQKTSAGLEVAYIGAIDENTENASAAKNKYVEWAVDALLKGQKPSTTFTKAIGCTIKWKKS
- a CDS encoding TlpA family protein disulfide reductase, producing MRRNFLLLWLITCSVMGQVEKVSLPELERRLMLNRDSVLVVNFWATWCSPCIEELPLFDSLYQNAANYKSEKRNVSVMLVSLDFASQLESKVKPFVIKQRLKAPVILLDESDANVYINRMHHDWSGAIPATLLIRPSTGERKLIERKFESYDDLKQSIFHFIERQ
- a CDS encoding amino acid permease; the protein is MANSLFRTKSIDKIMREAEEGISDAHTPHLSKTFGVRDLTALGVAAVIGAGIFSTIGAAAYDGGPGVIFLFLITAVTCGFTALCYAEFASRVPVAGSAYTYSYVTFGEVIAWIIGWALILEYAIGNIVVAISWSSYFNNLLEGLGLHLPVWLTVDYQTARNIYQDALRNNLPTDQLVWTMAPSFAGLKVVMNLPACIIVILITILAYVGIKESKNSANLMVALKLLVLFVVIAVGVFYINTDNWTPFMPNDFTGVLKGVSAVFFAYIGFDAISTTAEECSNPKRDLPRGMMYSLIICTIIYVITTLVITGMVNYKEFQGVSDPLAYVFEKIQMEKLGYIISFSAVVAATSVLLVFQIGQPRIWMSMSRDGLLPKKFAEIHPKYHTPGFATIVTGVIVAIPALFIEGGIVTDLTSIGTLFAFVLVCGGVLLLPAKKEQDDNRFHLPYINGKWIVPLLLLVFIYFFSDRIGSAMTHIGNEAYQEVLFLIFMVIAVVMAVLTFVRNYSLIPILGMMCCLYLMIEIPVKSWFVFFIWMAVGLSVYFMYGYKNSHLSESKS
- a CDS encoding NAD(P)-binding domain-containing protein, which produces MSETILTLIISVSLFALVFIPYLWYTNKKRARFEAKKREAITLGHDKPVAQHPLIDQSRCIGCAACVIACPEHALGMIDGLAELVYPAKCVGHGICAEACPVSGIRIVLDPTKSTTELPLLDESFQSNIPNLFLIGELGGMALIRNAIFQGRSVIEYITENVRNTDSSSTSSDIHDVVIVGAGPAGLSAGLTAKKNGLDYVLLEKETQAGGAILSYPRQKLVMTTSVEIPLYGLLKQRELSKETLLSMWNDIIQKTDLAVRCDEKIVNVNCENKIFTVYTAAGHTYRSRHVVLALGRRGTPKKLQIPGEDLPKVAYQLLETVRYKHSRSLVVGAGDSAIEAALALSKQTGAEVTLINRGGDFYRAKPKNQDRIRDAERDQKIKIYYQSHVLQIDPTSVLIQASNGPVSVENDFVFIFAGGEMPTPFLKQIGIEFIQKSKVIAA